One part of the Rutidosis leptorrhynchoides isolate AG116_Rl617_1_P2 chromosome 1, CSIRO_AGI_Rlap_v1, whole genome shotgun sequence genome encodes these proteins:
- the LOC139861559 gene encoding expansin-like B1, with protein MGLTLNTYRSLVCVFMTLLPSLCYSQDTYVSSRAAYYGSPDCYGTPTGACGYKTYGSTINNGEVSGVSFALFRNGTGCGACYQVRCKYAPHCSEEGTKVVVTDHGEGDRTDFILSTRAYNKLARPGQAEVLFAYGVVDVEYKRIPCQYPGYNLVFKVHEHSKFPEYLALIPIYQGGVSDITAVEIWREDCKEWRAMRRAYGAVWDMPSPPEGAITLRFEVSGSKWVELKGVISSEWKAGATYDTSIQLD; from the exons ATGGGCTTAACACTTAATACGTATCGTTCTCTTGTATGCGTGTTTATGACACTTTTACCTTCACTTTGCTACAGTCAAGACACTTATGTTTCCTCTAGAGCCGCTTATTACGGCAGCCCTGATTGTTATGGGACTCCAA CTGGTGCTTGTGGTTATAAAACTTATGGAAGCACCATTAACAATGGTGAGGTGAGTGGAGTCTCCTTTGCACTCTTCAGAAATGGTACTGGTTGTGGAGCATGTTATCAG GTTAGATGCAAGTATGCACCACATTGCAGTGAAGAGGGGACCAAAGTGGTGGTGACAGACCATGGTGAAGGTGACCGCACAGACTTCATCTTGAGTACCCGGGCCTACAATAAACTCGCTCGCCCAGGTCAGGCCGAGGTATTATTTGCGTATGGGGTGGTTGATGTTGAATACAAGAGGATTCCTTGTCAATACCCAGGCTACAATCTCGTATTCAAAGTACATGAACACAGCAAGTTCCCAGAGTACCTTGCTTTAATCCCGATATACCAAGGAGGTGTTAGTGATATCACAGCCGTAGAAATATGGCGG GAGGATTGCAAAGAGTGGAGGGCTATGAGAAGGGCATATGGAGCAGTATGGGACATGCCCAGCCCACCAGAGGGAGCTATAACCTTGAGGTTTGAAGTGAGTGGGTCAAAATGGGTCGAGCTAAAAGGTGTGATTTCTAGTGAGTGGAAGGCTGGAGCTACTTACGACACCTCCATTCAGCTTGATTAA